A window of Castanea sativa cultivar Marrone di Chiusa Pesio chromosome 1, ASM4071231v1 contains these coding sequences:
- the LOC142621504 gene encoding uncharacterized protein LOC142621504: MVVSSSNPHSKEISIRRRIASIFNKREEDFSSLKEYNDYLEEVEDMTFNLIEGIDVPAIEAKIAEYEKENHDQIMINRARKAEELAAAQAASKGPAQNDSDGAPNQSSQTGYGTGAQGQYAPTFAGGQPRPTGMAQQPVPLGGGIDLHGYAADDEETMKLRAERGGRAGGWSAELSKRRALEEAFGSIWIY; encoded by the exons ATGGTGGTTTCAAGTTCTAATCCACACAGCAAGGAGATTTCTATCAGGAGGAGGATTGCCAGCAT ATTCAATAAACGAGAAGAGGATTTTTCGTCCCTAAAAGAATACAATGATTATTTGGAGGAAGTGGAGGACATGA CATTTAACTTGATTGAAGGAATTGATGTCCCTGCTATTGAAGCAAAAATCGCAGAgtatgaaaaagaaaatcatgacCAAATAATGATAAACAGAGCTCGGAAG GCTGAAGAATTGGCTGCGGCTCAGGCTGCAAGCAAGGGTCCTGCACAGAATGATTCTGATGGG GCCCCAAACCAAAGCTCTCAAACAGGATATGGTACTGGTGCACAGGGACAATATGCTCCTACATTTGCTGGAGGGCAGCCACGACCAACCGGCATGGCGCAACAACCAGTTCCTCTTGGAGGGGGAATCGACCTCCATGGTTATGCTGCTGATGATGAGGAAACGATGAAGCTCCGAGCAGAGAGAGGTGGAAGGGCAGGAGGGTGGAGTGCAGAGCTGAGCAAGAGAAGGGCACTTGAGGAAGCGTTTGGAAGCATTTGGATCTATTAG
- the LOC142618027 gene encoding serine carboxypeptidase II-2 encodes MTNPRGPFGFVNKTLTIFIYVYLGITIATSSTDPLVQQQLDKVLQLPGQSFNVSFAHYAGYVTVNEDSGRALFYWFIEATEDPESKPLVLWLNGGPGCSSIAYGEAEEIGPFHIKKDGKTLYLNPYSWNQVANLIFLDSPVGVGFSYSNTSSDVLNNGDKRTAEDSLAFLLKWLERFPQFKGRDFYITGESYAGHYVPQLSQAIVRYNTALKAKAINLKGYMVGNALTDDYHDHLGVFQFMWAAGLISDKTYGLLNLLCDFQSFIHTSDACDNILDVANEELGNIDPYSIFTPTCPANVSQSNRLLKRMNMVGHIGEKYDPCTEAHSVVYFNLPLVQKALHVDPAFAPSKWSTCSELINTNWKDSPRTVLDIYHELIHSGLRIWMFSGDTDAIIPVTATRLSIDALKLSTLRPWRAWYDDGQVGGWTQDYAGLTFVSVRGAGHEVPLHRPKLALALVKAFLSGNSMPSLELVSAS; translated from the exons atgaCCAATCCCAGAGGACCCTTTGGTTTTGTTAACAAAACCTTGACCATCTTCATCTATGTCTATCTGGGCATTACTATTGCAACCTCTTCTACAGACCCACTTGTCCAGCAACAACTGGACAAGGTTCTACAACTCCCAGGACAGAGCTTTAACGTGAGCTTTGCACACTATGCTGGTTACGTAACAGTCAATGAAGATTCTGGGAGGGCTCTTTTCTATTGGTTCATTGAGGCCACTGAGGATCCTGAATCAAAGCCTCTTGTTCTTTGGCTTAATGGAG GGCCTGGATGTTCATCCATTGCTTATGGGGAGGCAGAGGAAATTGGCCCTTTTCACATTAAAAAGGATGGGAAGACCCTTTATTTGAACCCTTACTCTTGGAATCAAG TTGCCAATCTTATATTTCTTGATTCCCCTGTTGGAGTTGGTTTTTCTTATTCAAACACTTCCTCCGATGTGCTGAATAATGGAGATAAAAGAACTG CCGAGGACTCTCTAGCATTTTTATTGAAGTGGCTTGAGCGCTTTCCTCAGTTCAAAGGAAGGGACTTTTATATTACAGGAGAGAGCTATGCAG GACATTATGTTCCTCAACTAAGCCAAGCCATTGTAAGATACAACACAGCATTAAAGGCAAAAGCAATTAATCTGAAAGGTTATATG GTTGGAAATGCTCTAACTGACGATTACCATGACCACTTGGGTGTTTTCCAGTTTATGTGGGCAGCTGGTTTAATTTCTGATAAAACATACGGGCTGCTGAACCTTCTTTGTGATTTTCAGTCATTTATACATACCTCAGATGCATGCGATAATATTTTAGACGTTGCTAATGAAGAACTTGGAAACATTGACCCATATAGCATCTTCACTCCCACCTGCCCTGCTAACGTAAGCCAGTCAAATCGGCTGCTGAAAAGAATGAAT ATGGTTGGTCACATTGGTGAGAAGTACGATCCTTGCACCGAGGCGCACTCAGTTGTATACTTCAATTTACCTTTGGTACAAAAGGCACTTCATGTTGATCCAGCTTTTGCACCATCTAAATGGTCAACCTGCAG CGAATTGATAAATACTAACTGGAAGGATTCTCCTCGGACAGTGCTGGACATTTACCATGAGCTGATTCATTCAGGACTGCGTATATGGATGTTCAG TGGTGATACAGATGCCATAATCCCAGTTACAGCCACCCGGTTGAGTATAGATGCTCTTAAGCTTTCAACTTTGAGACCTTGGCGTGCCTGGTATGATGATGGGCAG GTGGGTGGATGGACTCAAGACTATGCTGGGCTTACCTTTGTATCAGTCCGGGGAGCAGGACATGAAGTTCCTTTGCATAGGCCCAAACTAGCTTTGGCACTCGTTAAAGCCTTCTTGTCAGGAAACTCAATGCCAAGTTTAGAACTAGTCAGTGCATCTTGA
- the LOC142618036 gene encoding serine carboxypeptidase II-2-like, whose amino-acid sequence MANPRGPSGFVNKILTIFIYVYLGITIATSSTHPLVQQRLDKVLQLPGQNFNVSFAHYAGYITVNEDSGRALFYWFIEATKDPDSKPLVLWLNGGPGCSSIAYGEAEEIGPFHIKPDGKTLYLNPYSWNKVANLIFLDSPVGVGFSYSNTSSDVLNNGDKRTAEDSLAFLLKWFERFPQFKGRDFYITGESYAGHYVPQLSQAIVRYNTALKEKAIKLKGYMVGNALTDDHHDHLGVFQFLWTTGLISDQTYRQLNLLCAFQPFLNVSDACSNILVVASTELGNIDPYSIFTPPCPANVSQSNRLQKRMNHMVGHIGMKYDPCSADHAVVYFNLPSVQKALHVDPAHAPSPWSTCSELVNTNWKDSPRTMLDVYHELIHSGLRIWMFSGDTDGVLPVAATRMSIDALKLATLRPWRAWYDDGQVGGWTQDYAGLTYVTVRGAGHEVPLHKPKLALALIKAFLSGNSTKLASA is encoded by the exons ATGGCCAATCCAAGAGGACCCTCTGGTTTTGTTAACAAAATCTTGACCATCTTCATATATGTCTATCTGGGCATCACTATTGCAACCTCTTCTACTCACCCACTTGTCCAACAACGACTGGACAAGGTTCTGCAACTCCCAGGACAGAACTTTAACGTGAGCTTTGCACACTATGCTGGTTACATTACAGTCAATGAAGATTCTGGGAGAGCTCTTTTCTATTGGTTCATTGAGGCTACTAAGGATCCTGACTCAAAGCCTCTTGTTCTTTGGCTTAATGGAG GGCCTGGATGTTCATCCATTGCTTATGGGGAAGCAGAGGAAATTGGCCCTTTTCACATTAAGCCTGATGGGAAGACCCTTTATTTGAACCCTTACTCTTGGAATAAAG TTGCCAATCTTATATTTCTTGATTCCCCTGTTGGAGTTGGTTTTTCTTATTCGAACACTTCCTCCGATGTGCTGAATAATGGAGATAAAAGAACTG CCGAGGACTCTCTAGCATTTTTATTGAAGTGGTTTGAGCGCTTTCCTCAGTTCAAAGGAAGGGACTTTTATATTACAGGAGAGAGCTATGCAG GACATTATGTTCCTCAACTAAGCCAAGCCATTGTAAGGTACAACACAGCATTAAAGGAAAAAGCAATTAAGCTGAAAGGATATATG GTTGGAAATGCTCTAACTGACGATCACCATGACCACTTGGGTGTTTTCCAGTTTTTGTGGACTACTGGTTTAATTTCTGATCAAACATACAGGCAGCTGAACCTTCTCTGTGCTTTTCAGCCATTTTTGAACGTCTCAGATGCATGTTCTAATATTTTAGTCGTTGCTAGTACAGAACTTGGAAACATTGACCCATATAGCATCTTCACTCCCCCCTGCCCTGCTAACGTAAGCCAGTCAAATCGGCTGCAGAAAAGAATGAATCAT ATGGTTGGTCACATCGGTATGAAGTATGATCCTTGCTCCGCGGATCACGCAGTTGTTTACTTCAATTTACCTTCGGTACAAAAGGCACTTCATGTTGATCCAGCTCATGCACCATCTCCATGGTCAACCTGCAG CGAATTGGTAAATACTAACTGGAAGGATTCTCCTCGGACAATGCTGGACGTATACCATGAGCTGATTCATTCAGGACTGCGTATATGGATGTTCAG TGGTGACACAGATGGCGTACTCCCAGTTGCAGCAACCCGGATGAGTATAGATGCTCTTAAGCTTGCGACTTTGAGACCTTGGCGTGCCTGGTATGATGATGGACAG GTGGGTGGATGGACTCAAGACTATGCTGGACTTACCTATGTAACAGTCCGGGGAGCAGGACATGAAGTTCCTTTGCATAAGCCCAAACTAGCTTTGGCACTCATTAAAGCCTTCTTGTCAGGGAACTCAACGAAACTGGCCAGTGCATGA